In Belonocnema kinseyi isolate 2016_QV_RU_SX_M_011 chromosome 4, B_treatae_v1, whole genome shotgun sequence, a single window of DNA contains:
- the LOC117170978 gene encoding uncharacterized protein LOC117170978: protein MTSLILENTDLNRLFPKCRPRSGPPPPPGGSTQSNQPHDHPCHLEVNSIIAIPSVATSTAVSNSVISEDMIDLERDTPDSNKNTNSYVDSKSMRERRLIMLGIHWNLDLCTVLNMARSGLRHKARDSEHKNYTIKTLGLCWNSREDTILYVVKELDNTDKVTKRIVLSEIAKIFDPLRLLGPITLYDQLSSLNEIRFNRCVLARDTINVQMHGFCDASEKGYRACIYLRSTDKQGQHHSSLVCSKSRVSPVQTITLPRLELCAALLLSHLYETTGSALQHVKFSQTIFWSDSAVALHWINAPSHTLKTFVSNRVAKIQEIIQNVANFTWRHVPTNENPVDLCSRGQLPDQFISDIVFWQRDPHWIIQEECSWPNLELKKCELPERKSNLPQIAMAKLKLLTERIIELTQANTFAKEIDSLAHKGAVDSKSKILNLNPFLDQGILKVGGRLTHSDLAYNQKHPILLPRKHHVTDLIIRDTHFTLKHSGVQATMYSVRERYWPIDGRNVTRRLIHQCIKCFRSKPRSIDHQVENLPSDRLEYSQLFLNVGVDSCGPFYIKERRYRNIKKVKTFVAVFVCLATKAVHLELVSDLTTIAFLGSLKRFISRRGKPDKIRSDNGTNFQGANRQLNELKQLFSSTNHNVAVKGYLNNQGIKWSFIPPETPHFGGL from the exons ATGACAAGTCTGATTTTGGAGAACACGGATCTAAACCGCCTTTTTCCAAAATGCCGGCCTAGGAGCGGACCACCCCCGCCCCCGGGGGGTTCCACGCAATCCAACCAGCCGCATGACCATCCTTGTCATCTGGAGGTCAACTCCATCATCGCCATCCCAAGCGTGGCCACGAGCACCGCAGTCTCCAATTCCGTAATATCGGAAGACATGATCGACCTTGAAAGGGATACCCCCGACAG TAATAAAAATACTAACAGTTACGTCGATTCTAAAAGTATGAGGGAACGTCGATTAATTATGTTAGgaatacactggaacttggatttgTGCACGGTTTTGAACATGGCCCGCAGTGGCCTTCGACACAAAGCCAGGGATTCCGAACATAAAAATT ACACTATAAAAACATTAGGACTTTGCTGGAATTCCAGAGAGGACACGATTCTTTACGTCGTAAAAGAGCTTGATAACACTGATAAAGTAACAAAAAGAATCGTCCTCTCTGAAATCGCTAAAATATTCGACCCTTTACGATTATTGGGCCCCATTACCCTTTACG ACCAACTATCATCCTTGAATGAAATCAGATTTAATCGGTGCGTACTTGCTCGCGACACAATTAATGTTCAAATGCACGGGTTCTGTGACGCCAGCGAGAAGGGTTACCGAGCCTGCATTTACTTGCGGTCCACTGATAAGCAGGGCCAACACCATTCATCTCTCGTTTGCTCGAAATCTCGAGTCTCCCCAGTACAGACAATAACACTACCGCGATTAGAATTATGCGCCGCTCTTCTGCTTTCACATCTCTACGAGACCACTGGTTCGGCATTACAGCATGTAAAGTTCAGTCAAACTATTTTCTGGTCAGATTCCGCAGTGGCTCTGCATTGGATTAATGCACCTTCGCATACTTTAAAAACCTTCGTGTCAAATCGAGTAGCGAAAATCCAAGAAATTATACAAAACGTCGCTAATTTCACGTGGAGGCACGTACCCACGAATGAAAATCCTGTCGATTTATGTTCTCGGGGGCAATTACCAGACCAATTTATATCCGACATCGTATTTTGGCAGCGTGATCCTCACTGGATTATTCAGGAGGAATGCAGTTGGCCTAacttggaattaaaaaagtgcGAACTCCCCGAACGTAAATCCAATTTACCGCAGATTGCAATGGCAA aactaaaattattaacagAACGCATTATTGAACTCACGCAAGCAAATACGTTTGCGAAAGAAATTGATAGCTTAGCACATAAGGGAGCTGTCGATTCAAAGAGCAAAATTCTTAACCTCAATCCGTTTTTagatcagggaattttgaaagtaGGTGGAAGGCTCACCCATTCAGACTTAGCATATAATCAGAAACATCCGATTCTGCTTCCACGAAAACATCACGTGACTGATCTTATTATTCGCGACACTCACTTCACGTTAAAACATTCGGGAGTTCAAGCTACCATGTACTCTGTAAGAGAACGATACTGGCCCATCGATGGGAGAAATGTGACGCGTCGATTAATTCATCAGTGCATTAAATGCTTTCGTTCCAAGCCTCGCAGTATTGATCATCAAGTGGAAAACCTACCCTCGGATCGATTAGAATATTCGCAACTATTCCTGAATGTCGGAGTCGACTCCTGCGGACCTTTCTACATAAAAGAAAGACGATATCGCaatataaaaaaggttaaaacCTTTGTAGCAGTTTTCGTGTGCCTTGCAACTAAAGCTGTGCATCTAGAGCTAGTGAGCGATCTTACTACGATTGCCTTTCTTGGCAGTCTGAAAAGATTCATTTCGCGACGAGGAAAGCCCGACAAAATTAGATCCGATAATGGTACGAATTTCCAAGGTGCTAACAGACAATTAAACGAGCTCAAGCAACTTTTTAGCTCTACAAATCACAATGTAGCAGTGAAAGGTTACTTGAACAATCAGGGAATAAAGTGGTCCTTTATTCCTCCTGAAACACCGCATTTCGGCGGCCTTTAG